The proteins below are encoded in one region of Candidatus Planktophila lacus:
- a CDS encoding alpha/beta hydrolase, with protein MLQPVRPSTVLPALRTPFIVTTSDGQTLIGESAAPLDRYAGAILCLHPLPTAGGMMDSHVYKKAANRLPDMAGIAVVRFNTRGTISEAGSSTGTFDNGGLEKFDVEAMMTYCLDTLKLENVWVVGWSFGTDLALRHAKDPRITGLILLSPPLRTSEVSDLEYWAKDGRRVIALVPEFDDYLQPPEAIERFKPLTQIEIIPVAGAKHLWVGEPAVHTVLSEITKVIAPERLPLPTEI; from the coding sequence ATGTTGCAGCCAGTACGTCCAAGCACAGTTCTACCGGCGCTGCGCACTCCATTTATCGTTACAACAAGCGATGGCCAAACGCTGATTGGCGAAAGCGCTGCGCCGCTTGATCGTTACGCCGGCGCAATCCTTTGCTTACATCCCTTGCCGACAGCAGGCGGCATGATGGACAGCCATGTTTATAAGAAGGCTGCTAATCGCTTGCCAGATATGGCTGGCATAGCAGTTGTTCGTTTCAATACTCGCGGAACAATAAGTGAAGCAGGTAGCAGCACCGGAACATTTGATAACGGTGGCTTAGAAAAATTCGATGTCGAAGCGATGATGACCTACTGCTTAGATACTTTGAAGTTAGAGAATGTCTGGGTAGTCGGATGGTCGTTTGGAACTGATTTAGCGCTTCGACATGCAAAAGACCCACGAATCACGGGTTTAATTCTTTTATCACCGCCACTTCGCACATCTGAAGTTAGCGATCTTGAGTATTGGGCAAAAGATGGACGTCGCGTTATTGCACTGGTTCCCGAATTTGATGATTACCTGCAACCACCAGAAGCGATTGAAAGATTCAAACCGTTGACTCAAATAGAAATAATTCCTGTTGCTGGTGCGAAACATCTCTGGGTAGGAGAGCCTGCTGTCCACACCGTTTTGAGTGAGATAACTAAAGTGATTGCGCCAGAGCGCTTGCCGCTGCCTACTGAGATTTAA
- a CDS encoding AI-2E family transporter: protein MAIADRIKRKPKANTAPTDFGTQGNPIDRSHPFYFGFVATLGALVAIVLMRALASTSQIFVLIVVALFLATGLNPAVVAIQRRGLSRTNSVAIIFVSVILFTGFFIAVVVPPVLSQGTNLINSAPTLLADLENNATIADLNDQFGIIDTLQAQLKEVTADGSLIISAFGGVIGVGKSVLSGAFSALTILILTLYFITSLPQMVELGVRFAPASRRERLTLLVNAVISRVGSFVGSQIAIAFMAATFVFALSLVLALPSPIAIAMIVLVCGLIPLIGHFIGCSVVTIIALTQSVSIGLIAFLAYVVYVQVENYVVTPRIMKRTLALPGAVTIISALIGSSLLGLIGGLLAVPIAASVILILDEVVFPRADNS from the coding sequence ATGGCAATAGCAGATCGCATCAAACGTAAACCTAAGGCAAACACTGCACCAACAGATTTTGGTACTCAAGGAAATCCGATAGATAGATCACATCCGTTCTATTTTGGATTTGTCGCAACGCTCGGAGCCTTAGTCGCAATCGTCTTGATGCGCGCACTTGCCAGTACCAGCCAGATATTTGTCTTGATTGTCGTAGCCCTCTTTTTAGCAACAGGGTTAAATCCGGCAGTTGTAGCGATTCAACGGCGTGGTCTTTCTAGAACTAATTCTGTAGCCATTATTTTCGTTTCAGTAATTCTTTTCACGGGTTTCTTTATCGCCGTGGTCGTTCCGCCCGTACTTTCACAAGGCACAAACTTAATTAATTCGGCGCCGACCTTACTGGCTGATCTAGAAAACAATGCGACGATCGCAGACTTAAATGACCAATTCGGAATTATTGATACTTTGCAGGCTCAATTAAAAGAAGTCACCGCGGATGGATCGTTGATTATCTCTGCATTCGGTGGCGTGATTGGTGTTGGAAAGTCTGTCCTCTCAGGTGCTTTCTCTGCTCTAACAATTCTAATTCTGACCCTCTACTTCATTACCTCCCTTCCACAAATGGTTGAACTCGGAGTGCGCTTCGCACCTGCTAGCCGCAGAGAACGATTAACGCTTCTTGTTAATGCAGTTATTTCTAGAGTGGGATCATTCGTTGGAAGCCAAATTGCAATTGCATTTATGGCTGCAACATTTGTCTTTGCCCTTTCGCTTGTTTTGGCACTTCCATCACCAATTGCAATTGCGATGATTGTTTTGGTCTGTGGTTTGATTCCACTCATTGGCCATTTCATAGGTTGCTCCGTCGTGACAATCATTGCCCTAACCCAATCGGTATCAATTGGCTTAATAGCATTTCTGGCATACGTTGTTTATGTACAAGTTGAAAATTACGTAGTGACACCACGAATCATGAAGCGCACTCTTGCTCTTCCTGGCGCAGTAACCATCATCTCCGCGCTAATTGGTTCATCACTTCTTGGCCTAATCGGCGGATTACTTGCTGTGCCAATTGCTGCATCAGTGATCTTGATCCTTGATGAAGTCGTCTTCCCGCGCGCAGATAACTCTTAA
- a CDS encoding MFS transporter, producing the protein MRTISPKSETFQLQLLFFVFAIFIMAWVPRFPEVKANLGLSNGQFGTLISTGTLGALASLFLTGHIVHKFGTKIVILANTFLMSAALISIVQTKSPTLFLIFNVILGWGISGYHIAVNAQAFNSIERVKGLTIARLHGMWALGALTTAVLSGLIVSYVGLALHIGGVAVIMAVLIFISVNKLNPVLVKPNEDSEEHLPIRTLFTSFRVDWLVSGGLLCAVFLEFATGDWSAIFTKERIGVSAGLAALPYIFFMIAMIAGRLGANRLSQIFHIHHTVRFLSFAGGTGFIVFLALAVNIPSEHKYWALLATCLAFTFAGAGSSLLAPTFYTAGNRRSALPSAVVVGQMGVVNNTAVFILKACVAWTAEFSGSLAIALVIPALMLIATAFFAKVLKVD; encoded by the coding sequence ATGCGCACTATTTCTCCTAAATCTGAAACTTTTCAACTTCAACTTCTCTTCTTCGTCTTTGCCATCTTCATCATGGCTTGGGTTCCTAGATTTCCTGAAGTTAAAGCCAATCTTGGGCTAAGTAATGGGCAATTCGGAACGCTGATTAGTACAGGCACTTTAGGCGCACTTGCCAGCCTTTTCTTAACCGGCCATATCGTGCACAAGTTTGGTACCAAGATTGTGATTCTGGCCAACACTTTCTTGATGTCTGCGGCGCTAATTTCAATTGTGCAGACTAAATCTCCAACGCTATTTTTGATCTTTAATGTGATTTTAGGCTGGGGTATTTCGGGATATCACATCGCCGTAAATGCTCAAGCCTTCAATTCCATTGAGCGCGTTAAGGGACTCACGATCGCTCGACTGCATGGCATGTGGGCCCTTGGAGCACTCACCACCGCTGTTCTATCTGGACTTATCGTTAGCTATGTTGGTTTAGCGCTTCATATTGGTGGAGTCGCTGTGATCATGGCGGTGTTGATTTTTATTTCGGTTAATAAGTTAAATCCCGTGTTAGTGAAACCAAATGAGGATAGTGAAGAACATTTACCTATTCGCACCTTGTTCACATCATTTAGAGTCGACTGGCTCGTTAGCGGTGGCCTGCTATGCGCAGTCTTCTTAGAGTTTGCCACTGGTGACTGGTCTGCAATTTTCACAAAAGAACGTATCGGCGTGAGCGCAGGGCTTGCAGCGCTGCCTTATATCTTCTTTATGATTGCGATGATCGCCGGACGACTCGGTGCAAATCGCCTAAGCCAGATATTTCATATCCATCACACCGTGAGATTTTTATCTTTCGCCGGTGGAACTGGTTTTATCGTCTTCTTAGCGCTTGCTGTAAATATTCCAAGTGAACATAAATACTGGGCGCTGCTGGCAACTTGTCTGGCTTTCACATTTGCTGGCGCCGGATCTTCGCTGCTTGCTCCAACTTTTTATACCGCTGGCAATCGACGCTCAGCGCTACCGAGCGCAGTAGTTGTTGGACAGATGGGCGTTGTAAACAATACGGCGGTTTTTATCCTCAAAGCCTGCGTGGCTTGGACAGCAGAGTTTTCAGGATCTCTGGCAATTGCTTTGGTAATCCCTGCGCTGATGTTGATTGCAACTGCCTTTTTCGCAAAAGTACTTAAAGTAGATTAA
- a CDS encoding ABC transporter permease, translated as MSANKVQTNKVPSALAIGIARGGLEVKQFMRQRESVVFTLAFPIMLLAIFGSVFTNELTDGVTFSQYFVAGMIASGLVNTGFQQLAIMIPVERDFGTLKRLRGTPMPASSYFIGKSIVVFVTMVIQVALLLIAGVLFFGVNLPTDPAKWLTFTWLIILGSAASTALGIAFSVIPKSGRGASAVVSPVVIILQFFSGVFFVFTDLPGWMQQVAAIFPLKWMTQGMRSVFLPDSFAAQEVAGTWETGRTFWIILAWLIAGLVISIKTFKWEQER; from the coding sequence ATGTCAGCGAATAAAGTGCAGACCAATAAAGTACCCAGCGCCTTAGCAATTGGTATTGCGCGCGGTGGCCTGGAAGTTAAACAATTTATGCGCCAGCGCGAATCCGTGGTCTTTACCCTGGCATTTCCAATTATGTTGCTCGCTATCTTTGGTTCAGTCTTTACCAACGAACTTACTGATGGCGTAACTTTTAGTCAGTACTTTGTTGCCGGAATGATCGCATCGGGCCTTGTTAACACTGGCTTCCAACAGCTTGCAATCATGATTCCCGTAGAACGTGATTTTGGAACGCTAAAACGCTTGCGTGGCACTCCGATGCCAGCATCAAGTTATTTCATAGGTAAATCAATCGTTGTATTTGTAACTATGGTTATTCAAGTAGCACTGCTTCTTATTGCAGGTGTCTTATTCTTCGGGGTAAATCTTCCAACTGATCCGGCAAAGTGGTTGACCTTTACTTGGTTGATCATCTTGGGAAGCGCCGCATCAACTGCGCTCGGCATTGCCTTCTCTGTCATTCCTAAGAGCGGTCGCGGCGCATCTGCAGTTGTCTCACCTGTAGTAATCATTCTGCAATTCTTTAGCGGAGTCTTCTTTGTCTTCACAGATTTGCCAGGCTGGATGCAGCAAGTCGCTGCGATCTTCCCACTTAAGTGGATGACCCAAGGTATGCGTTCGGTATTCCTGCCAGATTCATTTGCTGCGCAAGAAGTTGCCGGTACTTGGGAGACCGGCCGTACTTTCTGGATTATTCTGGCGTGGTTAATCGCCGGTTTAGTGATTTCGATCAAAACCTTTAAATGGGAGCAAGAGCGATGA
- a CDS encoding cob(I)yrinic acid a,c-diamide adenosyltransferase, whose translation MVNLTRIYTKTGDDGSTSLGDMSRTSKNDSRLEAYATVDEANSTIGVVIATDELSDDIRALLVRIQNDLFDVGADLCTPVVDSPAFEPLRVLESQITFLEEQIDKYNADLQPLRSFVLPSGTPAAAHLHVARTVVRRAERRTWAAIHGFGTGVNPLTAKYLNRCSDLLFVLARVANKEIGDQLWVPGANR comes from the coding sequence ATGGTTAATTTAACGCGTATTTACACCAAGACAGGCGATGACGGATCTACCTCCCTCGGAGATATGAGCCGAACTTCCAAGAACGATTCACGCCTTGAGGCATATGCCACCGTTGATGAAGCAAATTCAACAATCGGAGTTGTTATTGCAACCGACGAACTCAGCGATGATATTCGCGCGCTTTTAGTTCGTATCCAAAACGATCTCTTCGATGTCGGAGCTGACCTCTGTACGCCAGTTGTAGATTCACCAGCATTTGAACCGTTGCGTGTTCTGGAATCTCAGATTACATTTCTGGAAGAGCAGATCGATAAGTACAACGCAGATCTGCAACCACTTCGTTCTTTCGTATTGCCATCAGGAACTCCTGCAGCCGCACATTTGCATGTAGCGCGCACTGTTGTTCGCCGTGCAGAGCGTCGCACCTGGGCAGCAATCCATGGTTTCGGTACAGGTGTGAATCCACTGACTGCTAAATATTTAAATCGTTGCTCTGATCTTCTCTTCGTTTTGGCGCGCGTTGCCAATAAGGAAATCGGCGATCAACTTTGGGTACCCGGAGCAAACCGCTAA
- a CDS encoding aldehyde dehydrogenase family protein encodes MSTSTNASANTFASHYPVTGEVIANYPIADRETVFSAVAAARSASSAWQDLGFKGRRKVLLKWSNLLISQLDEIAELVSRETGKPVSDAKLEASLAVGHLGWAARHAEDAMRTSHRSPGALMANMSATVERSPVGVVGVIGPWNYPIFTPMGSISYALAAGNTVVFKPSEYTPGVGAILAKTFAEVAPFADIFTCVTGLGATGKDLCESGVDKLAFTGSTRTAKLVAAACAANMTPVVLECGGKDPVIVAEDADIKRAADATIWSSMSNAGQTCIGAERVYVHEKVADKFIEEAIKVAKSIHPGAPGVGNYGPATMPSQINVIQGHIDDAIAKGAKVALGGSDSVKAPFVEPVILLDVPENSTAMLEETFGPTIAINRVKSMAEAIALSNASRYGLGSSIWSKRQGKKIARQLHCGMVAINSTISFAAIASVPFGGVKDSGYGRIHGPEGILEFTYPRTVVRARFQLPIAFTSFKRTKGNDKLIVTLTRLLNGRLG; translated from the coding sequence ATGTCCACTTCTACAAACGCATCTGCCAATACATTTGCCTCGCACTATCCAGTTACTGGTGAGGTAATCGCCAATTATCCAATCGCAGATCGCGAGACTGTCTTTAGCGCGGTTGCTGCAGCTCGCAGCGCATCGAGCGCTTGGCAGGATTTGGGATTCAAGGGTCGCCGTAAAGTATTGCTTAAGTGGAGCAACTTACTTATTTCACAACTTGATGAAATTGCCGAACTTGTATCGAGAGAGACTGGAAAGCCAGTTAGCGATGCCAAACTTGAGGCATCCCTTGCAGTTGGCCACTTAGGTTGGGCAGCGCGTCATGCTGAAGATGCAATGCGCACATCACATCGTTCTCCTGGCGCACTTATGGCAAATATGTCAGCAACTGTGGAACGTTCTCCAGTTGGAGTAGTCGGTGTGATTGGCCCTTGGAACTATCCAATCTTTACGCCAATGGGATCTATTTCCTACGCACTCGCTGCTGGAAATACCGTTGTCTTTAAGCCAAGTGAATACACACCAGGTGTTGGCGCGATACTGGCTAAGACTTTTGCAGAAGTTGCACCATTTGCCGACATCTTCACCTGCGTTACAGGTCTTGGCGCTACCGGAAAAGATTTATGCGAAAGTGGCGTCGATAAATTGGCGTTCACTGGTTCTACTCGCACCGCCAAGTTAGTTGCTGCAGCATGTGCTGCAAATATGACACCAGTTGTTCTCGAATGTGGTGGCAAAGATCCAGTAATCGTTGCTGAAGATGCCGATATCAAGCGCGCAGCTGATGCCACTATCTGGTCTTCCATGTCTAACGCTGGGCAAACATGTATCGGTGCAGAGCGCGTATATGTTCATGAAAAGGTGGCCGATAAATTTATTGAAGAAGCGATCAAGGTTGCTAAATCAATTCACCCGGGCGCTCCCGGAGTTGGCAACTACGGGCCTGCAACAATGCCTTCGCAGATAAACGTTATTCAAGGACATATCGATGATGCGATCGCTAAGGGTGCCAAGGTTGCACTCGGTGGCTCAGATTCAGTTAAAGCGCCGTTCGTTGAACCAGTTATCTTGCTCGATGTTCCTGAAAATTCCACAGCGATGTTGGAAGAAACCTTTGGGCCAACTATCGCGATCAATCGCGTGAAATCAATGGCTGAAGCGATCGCGTTATCTAACGCCTCTAGATACGGGCTTGGCTCATCTATCTGGTCTAAACGTCAAGGCAAGAAGATTGCCCGCCAATTGCATTGCGGAATGGTTGCCATTAACTCAACTATTTCATTTGCAGCAATTGCTTCAGTGCCATTTGGTGGCGTGAAAGATAGTGGTTACGGACGTATCCATGGCCCAGAAGGAATTCTTGAATTTACCTACCCGCGCACCGTTGTTCGCGCGCGATTCCAATTACCAATTGCATTCACTAGCTTTAAACGCACTAAAGGAAACGATAAGTTGATTGTTACCTTGACGCGCTTACTTAACGGCCGCTTGGGCTAA
- a CDS encoding tetratricopeptide repeat protein — MTLPPNFGRAVDLSSLGKPKPEAAGPMPGIEITPENLTNEFLSLSKAKPVVLICWSPRSPESQEVVAILGKLALADQGSWVLGRVDVDAQPQVAQALQTRAVPFAVAIINEQMVPLFEQPYPEEQIRMVIDKVLALATEQGVGGAPAEKIEPEEEEAIAALDAGDYAKAEAAYKKLLARKPNDNFAILGLAQTQLMARTDGIDGAKVMKDASAQPDDIAIQLQCADIEIVSGYLEPAFARLLRLIPLFDGAEKKLVKDRLIELFALVDPADPRVIKARAALANALF; from the coding sequence ATGACGCTTCCTCCTAACTTTGGACGCGCAGTTGATCTGAGTTCACTCGGAAAACCAAAGCCTGAGGCTGCAGGGCCTATGCCCGGCATTGAGATAACCCCTGAGAATTTAACTAATGAATTCCTCTCACTATCAAAAGCCAAACCCGTTGTACTAATTTGTTGGTCACCTCGTTCACCTGAATCACAAGAGGTCGTAGCAATCCTTGGAAAGTTAGCGTTAGCAGATCAGGGCAGTTGGGTACTTGGTCGCGTTGATGTCGATGCTCAACCACAAGTTGCACAAGCTTTGCAGACGCGTGCGGTGCCCTTTGCTGTTGCAATCATCAATGAGCAAATGGTTCCGCTCTTTGAGCAGCCTTATCCAGAAGAACAGATCCGGATGGTTATCGATAAAGTCTTGGCGTTAGCTACTGAGCAAGGCGTGGGTGGCGCACCTGCTGAAAAGATTGAACCCGAAGAGGAAGAAGCAATTGCTGCTCTAGATGCCGGTGATTACGCCAAGGCAGAAGCGGCATATAAGAAGTTATTAGCGCGCAAACCAAATGATAACTTTGCCATTCTGGGCCTTGCGCAGACGCAGTTGATGGCGCGTACTGATGGAATTGATGGCGCCAAAGTAATGAAGGATGCTTCGGCTCAGCCAGACGATATCGCCATTCAATTGCAATGTGCCGATATTGAAATAGTTAGCGGATATCTGGAGCCAGCCTTTGCGCGGTTGCTACGTTTGATTCCACTCTTTGATGGCGCTGAGAAGAAGTTAGTTAAGGATCGCCTCATCGAGTTATTCGCTCTAGTAGATCCAGCTGATCCACGAGTCATCAAGGCGCGCGCTGCGTTAGCGAATGCGCTTTTCTGA
- a CDS encoding ABC transporter ATP-binding protein, which produces MSSVITVRGLEKSYGANKAVAGIDLTIEPGEIFALLGPNGAGKTTTVEILEGFRDRDRGEVSVLGTDPGVKGEQARKWRNRIGIVLQSTNDAGDLSVYETVAHFAKYYSNPRGVDEVINAVGLTDKSSELIRTLSGGQRRRLDVALGFIGSPELLFLDEPTTGFDPEARRAFWALIQDLRKSGATILLTTHYLDEAEALADRVAVINQGKIIEVATPALLGGRATSLATVSWKGANGIQTERTDNPTALIRKLTETYKDEIPELTVKRASLEDIYLEMIGGADVSE; this is translated from the coding sequence ATGAGCAGCGTGATTACCGTCCGTGGCCTGGAAAAAAGTTATGGCGCCAATAAGGCGGTAGCCGGTATCGATCTAACTATCGAACCCGGCGAGATATTTGCCCTTCTTGGTCCAAATGGCGCAGGTAAGACGACCACCGTGGAAATCCTAGAAGGCTTCCGCGATCGCGACCGTGGTGAAGTTTCAGTGCTCGGCACCGATCCCGGAGTTAAAGGCGAGCAGGCCCGTAAATGGCGTAACCGCATCGGCATAGTTCTGCAATCAACTAACGATGCTGGTGACCTATCTGTTTATGAAACTGTCGCACACTTTGCAAAGTACTACTCAAATCCACGCGGTGTTGATGAGGTAATCAACGCAGTTGGATTAACTGATAAATCTAGCGAGCTAATCAGAACGCTCTCTGGCGGACAACGCCGCCGCCTTGATGTAGCGCTCGGATTTATCGGATCCCCCGAACTTCTCTTTCTAGATGAACCGACAACCGGCTTTGATCCTGAAGCGCGTCGCGCATTCTGGGCGCTGATTCAAGATCTGCGAAAGTCTGGCGCAACAATCTTGCTTACTACCCATTATCTAGATGAGGCTGAAGCGCTAGCTGATCGAGTTGCCGTGATTAATCAAGGCAAGATCATCGAAGTTGCAACCCCTGCTCTGTTGGGTGGCCGTGCTACATCACTTGCCACAGTTTCTTGGAAGGGTGCCAACGGTATTCAAACTGAGCGCACCGATAATCCAACCGCACTCATTCGTAAACTCACCGAGACTTATAAAGATGAGATCCCTGAACTCACCGTCAAGCGCGCTTCACTTGAAGATATATACCTAGAAATGATTGGAGGCGCCGATGTCAGCGAATAA
- a CDS encoding DUF4032 domain-containing protein, whose translation MALRITGLGEEIAAVTGLPWHINLEEWPEDPALTEKRGISRHIVRLVRSTDDPDAEVYAVKETVSEFANREYKALRELAHLGAPSVQPIAVIEGRTDEASEELPCALVTRFLPYSLPYRVLLSGKDVTANDITMMANALALLLVQLHLLGFWWGDCSLSNTLFRRDAEAFAAYLVDAETGEFQKTLSDGQREHDLEIAHFNVAAELEDLALSGVLYPGMDPIRASEAVIKRYHRIWKALKERQVLDPKDRHAVERAMRQLHDLGFAVDEVSVSLDGESQKLYFQPKLVAPGYHRNRLRELTGLETEALQAKRLLASLDRFRGREESPKPPMQDSARRWLNETYMPIVVMIPDNLKGRIEEAQFFHEVLEHRWYLSEREGHDVGLTFAAQSYIEDVLPFRRDSGVEAEAQA comes from the coding sequence ATGGCGTTACGCATTACGGGATTAGGCGAAGAAATCGCCGCCGTTACTGGCTTGCCTTGGCATATTAATTTGGAGGAGTGGCCGGAAGATCCAGCGCTGACCGAAAAGCGCGGTATTTCCAGACATATCGTTCGCTTGGTTCGATCCACCGATGATCCGGATGCGGAAGTCTATGCAGTTAAAGAGACGGTCTCTGAATTCGCAAACCGCGAATATAAAGCGCTGCGCGAACTGGCACACCTCGGAGCACCAAGCGTTCAGCCGATCGCTGTTATTGAAGGCCGTACTGACGAAGCAAGCGAAGAACTTCCTTGTGCGCTGGTAACTCGCTTCTTGCCATACTCATTGCCATATCGCGTTCTGCTTAGCGGTAAAGATGTGACTGCAAATGACATCACGATGATGGCCAACGCTTTAGCTCTATTGCTGGTGCAGTTGCACTTACTTGGCTTCTGGTGGGGCGATTGCTCGCTTTCCAATACTTTATTCCGCCGCGATGCGGAAGCCTTTGCCGCTTACTTAGTTGATGCTGAAACTGGCGAATTTCAAAAGACATTAAGCGATGGACAGCGCGAACATGATTTAGAGATCGCGCACTTTAACGTTGCCGCTGAACTTGAAGATTTAGCTCTCTCTGGCGTTCTATATCCTGGCATGGATCCGATCCGCGCTAGCGAGGCGGTAATCAAGCGTTATCACCGAATCTGGAAAGCGCTTAAGGAGCGTCAGGTTCTAGATCCAAAAGATCGTCACGCCGTCGAACGCGCGATGCGTCAGCTACATGATCTCGGGTTTGCGGTAGATGAAGTCTCGGTTTCTCTAGATGGTGAGTCACAAAAACTTTACTTCCAGCCAAAACTTGTGGCACCTGGATATCACCGCAATCGTTTGCGCGAGTTAACTGGACTCGAAACTGAAGCGCTGCAAGCAAAGCGCTTGTTGGCATCTCTTGATCGCTTCCGGGGCCGTGAAGAAAGTCCGAAACCACCTATGCAAGATTCCGCACGTCGTTGGCTAAATGAAACTTATATGCCGATCGTTGTGATGATTCCTGATAATTTAAAGGGCCGAATCGAAGAAGCACAGTTCTTCCATGAAGTTTTAGAGCATCGCTGGTATTTAAGTGAGCGTGAAGGCCATGATGTTGGGCTAACCTTTGCAGCACAGTCATATATTGAAGATGTACTGCCATTTCGTCGTGATTCTGGAGTAGAAGCGGAGGCGCAAGCATGA